DNA from Dasypus novemcinctus isolate mDasNov1 chromosome 19, mDasNov1.1.hap2, whole genome shotgun sequence:
gagaatgaatgagtaaatggcAGAGGTGTAGAATCATGCATTCACccattcattcctttattcaaGACACACTTATGcgcaagcggacttggcccaatggatagggcgtccacctactacatggaaggtccaaggttcaaacccggggcctccttgacccgtgatgagctggcccgtgcacagtgctgatgtgtgcaaggagtgccctgcccacataggggagccccacatgcaaggagtgcgccccgtaaggagagctgcccagcatgaaagaaagtgcagcctgcccaagaatggcgctgcacacacagagagcttatacagcaagatgacacaaccaaatgagacacagattcccatgccgctataacagaagtggacaaagaagaacacgcagcaaatagacacagagaacagacaatgggggaggggagacgggggaggggggagcggggaggggggaggaagggaaggagaggaaggggagagaaataaataaaaataaatcttaaaaaaaaaaaagacacactttTGGGGTGTGCCCTTGGTGCTGGGCGTTGGCTACATCTTGGGGATGTAGAGCATCCATCACTAGTACTGGGGGATGGAGGGGATGCACAAATAAATGACATTTTTGCATGGTAAGTACATCATTGACTAAAATGCATGGCACAGAGAAGAGGGTCTAACCCACAAGAAGGAGAGATTCCTAGAAGGCTTGGCAGGATAGGTTGAGGCATCACTTGAACCATCCTATGTGTAGCCAGAAGCCACATgtagcttttaattttaaattaattaaaattaaataatattaaaaattcaggaggagcagatgtagctcagtggtttgagtgcctgcctcccatgtataaggtcctaggttcaatccccaataccacacacacacaaaaaatcagttCCCAGTAGCCCTCTTTCATGTGCTCAGTAGCTCCATGCATCTTATAGAACATAGAATGTtctgtgggaagcggacttggcccagtggttagggcatccgcctactacatgggaggtccgcggttcaaaccccaggcctacttgacccgtgtggagctagcccatgtgcagtgctgatgcgcgcaaggagtgctgtgccatgcaggggtgtcccccgtggaggggagccccacgcacaaggagagtgccccataaggagagccgcccagcatgaaagaaagtgcagcctgcccaggaatggtgccacacatggagagctgacacagcaagatgacgcaacaaaaagagacacagattcccagtgccgctgataaggatagaagcggtcacagaagaacaacagcaaatgcacacagagagcagacaactggggggaaaggggagagaaataaattaaaaaaaaaaaaaagaaagaaagttctGTTGGATAAAGTCTGGTCTAGGCTGAAGCCTCTAAAAGAGAGTTAATCAGGCCTAGGAGGTAAGAAAGAGTGTTCCCAGAGGTCCCTGTAAGATAACCTCTGTATACTAAGTGCAGTCAGGGCTCTCTTGGGAGGCCTTGAGGCCAGCTGATGCACTGCCTCGTCTGCCATCTTGGATTCTCTTCTAAAGGGCAAGGGGAAGGCCCTGAAGTGTTTCAACCAGGTGAGTGAATGGTTTAGAGGAAGAACAAGACTGGAGACAGAGGGACCAATAAGGAGGCAGTCGCATTCCTCCAGCATCTTAGACCAGCCAAAGTGGTAACGATGTGGGCAGAGAAACACCGGGAGGAAGAGGAACTGAGCTTTTGGCTTGAGCTATCTGGTGGTTGCTGCCTGTCGTGGAACAAGACCTTCTGCTAAAAGTTCTGTTTAACTGATGTGGAAACAGAGAGAAGATGAGACATTTCTTTTGAAATGAAGTGTGGGCTTCAGTTATCTGCAAGGCATCATTCCCTGATGACATCACCACTGTGGCTCACCATGGAAAACACTAGAAAGAGAGAATAGCATATCTGGCTCTGATGCTGCTGAATTCCAGGAGGCAACAGTATGCAGAAGGGGAGGGCAGAACAAAAGCCTATtgctttgcttctctctttttctgctaCTTCCCCAATCTTTACAATGCCACTCACTCAAAAATGGCTATCCATTGGCACTGAACTCAAGATGCCCTTCAAAACAGCCCCCTTCACTTTGTCTGATTTTATTCCTTATGGTTCCTCTACATGGACTCCGAATTCCAAACTCCTTGAACATTCCTCAAAGGCCCCTCGACCTTGCTTATTCCGTGCTCTTCATTTTGTCTGCCCCTAGAAATTTTAGCAGCTCTTCCTCATTCCTCTCACTTACAAAACCCCGTAACCATGGGTCTAATGcgacagttgtatttttctcaaacACATATTAAAGTCAtagctataaaattttaaaaaatgtgtatattaCTCTGTATCCTCTAAAATaatctcacattttaaaaatactgcctTAACCACATAGGccacttttttcctttattgtcatTTGTGTATTCATCTTGTCTCCCCTACTAAAACATTCAGCTCCAGATGGCAGATACGGACTTCCTCAAGTTTTAATGTCCTGAAGCACTTAGCAAAAAAGGCCCTGGTGTTCATTCAGTAAACACCCCAGACACTATAATTAGTAGCTAGGAGTAAAACTAAGAAGAAGGTCATAAAAactttgatttaaattttttacttCTCCCCAACCTTCTTTCTCAAAGGCACTGAGCCAATTGTTACTGAACGGTTTTGGCTGGGCATATCCGGGCTCATTTGGGGAGGAAGCAATGGCTACAAAGAACAAATGCATCCTTCTAAATTATTGTATGTTTTTCTTCAAAACTAATCTAATTCGCTTGGACAAATATTCCATCAGCTTCTACATGCTATGTGCAAAATACTACAGCATAGGGCTCTTCAAACTTCAGCGAGCTCATGATTCATCCCGGGATCTTGCtgaaatgcagattctggttCAGTAGGTCTGGTTTGGGGTCTGAGAGCCTGTGCCTAAAAGAAGAGATGATTCTGGTCTGGGGACCACACTTGGAGAAACCAGGCTGTCAGCTGGGATAGGTAAACAGTGGATGAGACTCTGGCCCTGCCTGGCAGGAACCTGCCGGGCTACTTGGGTGGAAGATtgggaagcattttttttttcatttattgttttgtttttctgtgaatcaTCTTTGGATCACTTCCTCTGCCAGAGGGGATTTACTTTCCAACAGagtgggtgggtggtggggagccAAAGGCATTTCATCACTAAGAAGAGGTAAACTAGTTTAAGAAACTGAAGTCACAAGGAAGAATGAAGGGCCGTAGAATCGCCACAAGGTGGGAATGTTGAGAAAAGATAGGACAACCAGGGCTAGCAAAAGGACAGTTCAGATcgattttattttccatttgtatttttttttctttcctgttcacAAGAACAATACGTGCTTTTACACTGAAAATTCAGACAGTAAGGAAAGctgtgaaaaagaaatgaaaaagtcctCAACATCCGACCACCCCATCATCAACATTTTGGCCAAAATCCTTCCAGACTTCATTCCAATCGTATGAACACACGTAGATACGTGTATAACTTAACAAGAATGGGATTGTGCTGCCACGCAAATTGCTTCGTTACCCAGCAGTGTCACAGAGCCCTTCCACGCGAATTCACGCAGCACCGCACCAGTCATCTTAGTGactgtaggttgtttgtgttcATCTGATGCACAAAGGAACAGGCCACCAAAGCAGGGCCTGGAGTCTGTCGGCTAACAGCAGAACATTTTCTTTGAGCCCCTGGGGTAGAAAAAGATCAGAGTGTGCATGAGAAACCAGGAGGCTTTCAGAGAAAGAGCAACCTGTCTTTTCTCCTTAATCCTGCCTTCCAGCTGCTTCTACAGTcagaggagagaaagatgaattgACAAGACAGAAAAGAAGGGCCAGTGTTAGTCACAGGTGTAAAGGGAAGTGCTTGTGTTTACAAGAAATCCTGACAGTATCTGATAACCAAGAATGAAGACGATTTTCCAGTCTAAAAAAATCCAGTCTTACCATATGAAGGTGCTCAGGGTTACCCACTGAGCCTTCTTCTGGGGATTGCAGCCTGTAATGAAAAACCCTCTGTTAGTTTACATCTTCTCACAATATCACAAAGATCTAAGGAGTCAAGTGGCTGCTACAAGTTGTCATGAAAAAATAAGTTAATCATCCAGATTCCTTACTCTATGTCCCTCTTACCAAGAACATGAGTCTtgtttccaaagacctcctggATTAGCATCTGATGGAAATATTTACCTATTAGAAGTTATGAGACCAatgaggagggtgggaggaggaaagTGGAGAATGGCATTGGAAGTGGGTTGGGAACCACCTGCAAAGGGGCTTGTATGCCAATCCAAAGAACGTGATGTTTAAACGAGAGCAGAGGTGAAAAACTCCAAAACCCCCAGAGACCAGGCATGTAAATGAGAGAGCAGACCAGGCATAAGATGATAGGAAGTGGTGGGGACTGTGGCAAACTTCAGAGCTCATGCCCTTTCTAAGCGGGGAAACTACTCTCGGCTCTAGCTGTTTGTTGCCATGTGGGATTGTTGGGCCAGTGTTTTccaagagaagccagaaatccaAGTTTGTATAGGACAGTTTCAAGTTTTGAAAACATATTGCAGGGCAAACCAAACTTGTCAAACCAGATATGGTCCACAAGCCACCAGCCTGCTTTCTTGCCAGATTGAAGGAAATTAGTggtttctaaattaaaaaataataataatagggaagcagacttggcccaatggatagggcatccacctacaacatgggaggtccacggttcaaaccccgggcctccttgacccgtgtggagctggcccatgcgcagtgctgatgtgctcaaggggtgccgtgccacgcaggggtgtcccccgcataggggagccccatgcacaaggagtgtgccccgtaaggagaactgcccagcacgacagaaagtgcagcctgcccaagaatggcgttgcacacacggagagctgacacagcaagatgacgcaacaaaaagaaacacagattcccagtgccgctgataaggatagaagcggtcacagaagaacatgcagcgaatggacacagagagcagacaactaggggggtggggaaggggagagagagaaataataataaagtaaaaattaaaaattaagatcaTATCTggttttcttgcttgtttttgtttttaatcacatGCTAGGATGGGAGATGAGTTACATGCATAGTTAGGAAATTGTTTCACAGAGCCCTGTGGGAGGTTTTGGTGGTCAtgcagggcaggggcagtggggAATGCTGTCGGACCACGTGGAGTCCAGCGTCCATGCGGTGGGAAGAGAAATGTTTCCAATTTGGAAAAAGGTTCAAACTTCTACACTTAGCTTCAATCAGCTTCTGGGTTAGGCAGAGCCCCAGCCCCTTTCCTAAACTTAGAGCCGAAAAATACAGATAGTCCCTGAGGCCAGAATCTCCAGTCTAATTTTACCACATTATTTTACAGATAGATCCTCAACCAGGTCTTTCAATCCTCATTCATCCCCGTACAAATGGACTTAGCACATAATTAAAACttacatatatagatatataaaatcATGATGGGCTTTTTGGAACAGCTGATGGGAAATTCCGAGCCAAATCCTCTTTTGCAAACATTCCAGGCTCTCCTTCACAGCACAGGGAGGAACCGGCTCCCAAAGAAGCCGTTTCATGGAGACAGACGTATGAGAAGTGGGCTTCAGAGCCCTCGCGCGCTCTCGGTGGTTGTGCAACTGGCCACTTCAGTCTGTGGAAGGAGGCAAAGGGTACggagatgggggtggaggggaggcaAGGTGACACGAAAGAATTTTTCTAACACCCAACTCGGGCTATTTTTGGACCAGTCTTCCTCGGCAGACCCCGTCgattttttttgtgtgctttAATTTTAGGTGTGGGCGCAGGAAATGGCTCTGAGAGGCTGCAGAGCGAAGCCTCCCCTCTCTTGCACTGCCTGGCAGCACCCCaagggatggagggagaggaCTGGGCAGTCAGGCAAAGGTTAGGGGGAGGAACTCAGAGGCAGAGGCCCAGAACGACTCCAGGAAATGTTTGTATTTCTCCACCAGGAGGGATGACAAACAAGCTTTTTTAGTGCATTCTGGGCAGCTCTGCATGCTCTCGGACAGAGTGAGGCTGAGCGGCGAGAGGAAAgctggaaataaaaattattctgcGGCTGAACCCCAACGACTCCTCCGCAGCAATGGATTTCGTGGAATGGCCCTGGCCAGCCACTCCCCAGAAGTGACCTATCGCATGCAACGCCATGCATTTCAGCCTGCGGTCGTGCATATGCTTCGCCTCTCCGTGCGACGGGCAGCTCCGGAGGCAGGTTCCCGGAAAAGGACTTTGCTGCGTCTTTCATTTCCTGCCTGAAGTTTCTGTTCTCTGGGCGAGTCCACCCACCTGGGTGGTACCAGCACCCCGGGCGGATGAAGTTACCAATCCAGCATCTGGGTGAGTGGCAGCCTTGAGACCAGCGCCAGCTCCTTGGTGGGGGACTCGGGGTGGGCGTGGGGGGCCGCCTAGCACCCGGCATTCTCCCTCTGCCCCCAACCATGGACAACAAGTCCTGCTGCCTCCTCGCGGGGGACCCCATCCCTCAGGTGATGCCACCCCTGCTGATCCTGGTCTTCGTGCTGGGCGCCCTGGGCAACGGGATCGCCCTGTTGAGCTTCTGCTTCCACGTGAAGACGTGGAAGCCGAGCACCATCTACCTTTTCAACCTGGCCGTGGCCGACTTCCTCCTCACGGTCTGCCTGCCCTTTCGGACAGACTACTACCGCAGAAACAGACACTGGGCCTTTGAGGACGTCCCCTGCCGGCTGGTGCTCTTCATGCTGGCCACGAACAGGGCCGGAAGCATCAGCTTCCTGACGGTGGTGGCCATGGACAGGTATTTCAAGGTGGTGCACCCGCACCACGTGGTGAACGCCATCTCCAACCGCACCGCCGCTGGCCTCGCCTGCGCCCTCTGGAGCCTGGTCATCCTGGGCACCCTGTACCTTCTGACGGAGAACCACCTGTGCGCGCGAGAGCAGGCCATCTCCTGTGAGAGCTTCATCATGGAGTCGGGCAACGGCTGGCACGACATCATGTTCCAGCTGGAGTTCTTCCTGCCCCTCGGGGTCATCTCGTTCTGCACCTTCAAGATCGTCTGGACCCTGaagcggaggcagcagctggccCGGCAGACGCGGATGAAGAGAGCCACACGGTTCGCCATCGTGGTGGCCACGGTGTTCGTCACGTCCTTTCTGCCCAGCGCGTCGGCCAGGCTCTATTTCCTCTGGACGGTGGCCTCGAGCGCCTGCAGTCCGTCTGTGCACCTGGCCCTCCACGTCACCCTCAGCTTCACCTACATGAACAGCATGCTGGACCCCTTGGTGTACTATTTTTCAAGTCCCTCGTTCCCCAAATTCTACACCAAGTTCAAAATCTGCGGTTTGAGACCCAAGCCTCTGGGACGCTCCAAGACACGGAAGCCAGAGGGGGTGCCAACGTCAGCTCAGTTGCGTCAGCGTGGCAAAtagcctctgcagccaatccagCATTCGGTGGGACCTCCACGTGGGATGAGAGACACTAAAATGAACCAACAAAATCGAGGAGGACAGATGGTGACTTAGGGATAACTCATGCTAAGGGGTGGGGCGCTTTGAAAATGCCACCCTTTCTTAGCTGCATCCTCCTTGCTCTGTTGGAAATGAAATTCGTGGTATCACATGTTCGGGGAGGTTCCAGCTGGATGAAGGGAGTCAATTGCACTTTCATGATCTGATTACAATGATAaggggtggcatgggtgtggAATGGGGTAAGTGTGTgttg
Protein-coding regions in this window:
- the HCAR1 gene encoding LOW QUALITY PROTEIN: hydroxycarboxylic acid receptor 1 (The sequence of the model RefSeq protein was modified relative to this genomic sequence to represent the inferred CDS: inserted 2 bases in 1 codon), with translation MDNKSCCLLAGDPIPQVMPPLLILVFVLGALGNGIALLSFCFHVKTWKPSTIYLFNLAVADFLLTVCLPFRTDYYRRNRHWAFEDVPCRLVLFMLATNRAGSISFLTVVAMDRYFKVVHPHHVVNAISNRTAAGLACALWSLVILGTLYLLTENHLCAREQAISCESFIMESGNGWHDIMFQLEFFLPLGVISFCTFKIVWTLKRRQQLARQTRMKRATRFAIVVATVFVTSFLPSASARLYFLWTVASSACSPSVHLALHVTLSFTYMNSMLDPLVYYFSSPSFPKFYTKFKICGLRPKPLGRSKTRKPEGVPTXQLSCVSVANSLCSQSSIRWDLHVG